ATCACGACGCCCCCCGAGGAGCGGCACCCGGTCCTCACCTTCGTCGGCCCGTACGAGGAGAAGCAGATCGGCGCGGCCATCCGCCGCGAACTGCTGCGCGAGGGCCAGGTCTTCTACATCCACAACCGCGTCGAGTCCATCGACCGCGCGGCGGCCCGGCTGCGCGAGATCGTCCCCGAGGCCCGGATCGCGACGGCCCACGGCCAGATGTCCGAGCAGGCCCTGGAACAGGTCGTGGTGGACTTCTGGGAGAAGAAGTTCGACGTCCTGGTCTCGACCACGATCGTCGAGTCCGGCATCGACATCTCCAACGCCAACACCCTGATCGTCGAGCGCGGCGACAACTTCGGCCTGAGCCAGCTGCACCAGCTGCGCGGCCGCGTCGGCCGGGGCCGCGAGCGCGGCTACGCCTACTTCCTCTACCCGCCGGAGAAGCCCCTCACCGAGACCGCCCACGAGCGCCTCGCGACCATCGCCCAGCACACCGAGATGGGCGCGGGCATGTACGTGGCGATGAAGGACCTGGAGATCCGCGGCGCGGGCAACCTGCTCGGCGGCGAGCAGTCCGGCCACATCGCGGGGGTCGGCTTCGACCTGTACGTACGGATGGTCGGCGAGGCCGTCGCCGACTACCGGGCGCAGATGGAGGGCGGCGAGGAGGAGGAGGCCCCCCTGGAGGTCAAGATCGAGCTCCCGGTCGACGCCCACGTCCCGCACGACTACGCCCCCGGCGAGCGTCTGCGCCTCCAGGCCTACCGGGCCATCGCCTCCGCCAACTCGGAGGAGGACATCAAGGCCGTGCGCGAGGAGCTCACCGACCGCTACGGCAAGCTGCCCGAGCCGGTCGAGAACCTCCTCCTCGTCGCCGGCCTGCGCATGCTGGCCCGCGCCTGCGGCGTCGGCGAGATCGTCCTCCAGGGCCCCAACATCCGCTTCGCGCCGGTGGAGCTGCGCGAGTCCCAGGAGCTGCGCCTGAAGCGGCTCTACCCGCGCACGGTCATCAAGCCGGCCGTCCACCAGATCCTGGTGCCGCGCCCGACCGCCGGGAAGATCGGCGGGAAGCCGGTCGTCGGCCGCGAACTGCTCGCGTGGACCGGGGAGTTCCTGGCGGAGATCCTGGGGTCCTGACCCGTTCCCGACCGCGCCCCCTCCCCGTTCCGGCAGGATGACCGGAACGGGGAGGGGGATGCGGGTGGTGCGCAGGTGGGTGATCGGGGCGGGCGGCTGCGCCCTGGTGATCGGCGGGCTGTTCTGGGCCCTCGCGGGGCGGTCCGGCGCGCTCGACCTGTCCCAGCGGACCGACCTCATGGCCTTCGCGTGCGGCGCGGTCGGCGTCGTCGGACTCGTCGCCACGTTCTGGCGGCGCGCGGACGAGGACGAGGCGGCGGCGGTCGCCCGGCTCGCCCGCGAGGTGAAGGCGATCGGCGAGCCGCAGTGGATGAGCTCGCTCGGCGGCGACCTGAAGGCCATCGACGTCACCTTCGCCTTCCGCCCGTACGCGGGCGCCCGCGCCGCCGAGCTGCCGGCCTCGCCCGCGGGCCGGCTGGAGAAGGTCGTCGAGGACTACCGGGGGCTGCGGCCGCGGCGGCTGGTCATCACGGGCGAGCCGGGGGCCGGGAAGACCGTGCTGGCCCGCAAGTTCGTCATGGAGCTCACCCGGGTGCGGGCCGACGACGAGCCCGTCCCGGTGCTCGTCGCCCTCGCCGACTGGGACGCGGGGGAGCCCTTCCGCGACTGGCTCACCCGCCACCTGGAACGGGACTACGGCCTGCCGGCGGCCTCCGCCCGCCGGGTCGTCGCCGCCCGCATGGTGCTTCCCGTCCTCGACGGCCTCGACGAGATGGACCCGACGGGCACCCCCGCCGCCGACTCCCGCGCGGGCCGGGCCCTGGAGGCCCTCTCCCGCTACCAGGACGGCACCGAACCCGCGCCGCTCGTCCTCACCTGCCGCTCGCGCGAGTACGACGCGCTGGAGGCCGACGGGGTCCACATCCTCGACGCGGCGCGCATCGGGATCGACCCGGTGACGGCGGAGCGCGCCCACGACTTCCTGGCGCTCCGCGGGGCCCGCCGCCCGCACCGCTGGGACCCCGTCCTCGACGAACTCCGCGCCCACCCGCACGGTGTCCTGGCCCGCGCCCTGTCCACGCCGTGGCGGCTGACCCTCGTGGCGGTGGCGTACGAACGGGACGGCGACCCGGCGGAGCTGGTGGGTGCGGGGACGGAGGGGGAGACGGCGGATCTGCTGCTGGGGCGGTTCATCGGGGCGTCGGTGAGGAGCGCGGCGGTGGGGGCGGGGCGTTACGCGCCTGGCTGGGTGCACCGGCGGCTGCGGGTGCTCGCCGTGCTCCTGGGGCCGGAGACCGACCTGGCCCTGCTGGGGCTCGGGCGGTTCGCGCCCCGCTGGGCGGTCAGGGTGCTGGAACTGGTCCAGCTCGGCGTGATTCTGTGGGTCGTGCTGGCGGATCTCGCGCTGGATTCGGGGGAGCGCGTCGAGCTGTCGTTCCCGGTCGTGCTCGCGGTGCTCCTCATGATCGCCGTACTGGTCCGGAGGCTGAGGGCGCAGGTGTCGTCACGGTCGCAGGCGGCGGCGTCGATGCCGCCGGCCGGCAGTGCGTTGTGGCGGGTGGGAGTGCGCCGGGTGATGCGAAGGGTGCCCCGGAGCTGGTCCGGACTGATGATCTCGGGCACCCTGCTGTTCGGCATCTGGCAGGCCGTGCCGCAGCGGTTGGGCGGCCAGGGCATGACCTCGCTGGCGCCGGTGGTGGGAGCGGTGTTCGTCCTCTACCTGGTGTTCGCCGCTGCGGCGGAAGTCGACGACGCTGCCACGGGCCCGGCGGGCCAGCTGCGGGGCCAACTGGCCCTCGCCACTGTGCTCGTCACGGCGGTGGCGGCGGTGTTCTACGGCGGCGAGGCCATGAGGCTGCCGACGTCGGTCGTGGCGATGATCGGTTCGGCCGTCGTGCTCGAACTGCTCTCGGGTCTCGTCGAGTACGGACTGTTCCGGCTGTGGAACCTGCGCCGCCTCCCCCTCCGCCTCGCCCGCTTCCTCGACTGGTCCGTCGCCGCCGGCCTGCTCCGGACCTCCGGTGCCGCCTACCAGTTCCGCCACCGGGAGTTCCAGGAGTGGCTGGTGCGGCACCCCGCGCCGTAGCGGGCGGGGTGCCGCGGCGGGTCACAGCTCGTCGAGGTCCAGCGTGGCGGCCATCGCGCGGTAGCCCGCGTCGCCCGGGTGGAGGTGGTCGCCCGAGTCGTACGCGGGGAGGATGCGGTCCGGGTCGGCCGGGTCGGCGACCGCGCGGTCGAAGTCGACGATGCCGTCGTACGCGCCGGACGTGCGGACCCAGGCGTTGAACGCCTCGCGCTTGGCCTCGTTCTCGGGCGTGAAGTAGAACGAGCCCTTGATCGGGGTCAGCGTCGCGCCGATCACCTTGATGCCCCGGGCGTGCGCCTGCCGGATGAGGCTGCGGTGGCCCTCGATGAGGCGGTTCACGGAGACCTCGGGGGTCGGGCCGCCGGGGAAGGACGGGCCGCTGCCGCCGATGTCGTTGATGCCTTCGAGGAGGACGACGGTGCCGACGCCCTTCTCCGTGAGCACGTCCTTCTTGAAGCGCGCGATGCCCTTCTCGCCGGCCCAGGTGGTGTCGTTGACGACCTGGTTGCCGCCGATGCCGTGGTTGAGGACGGCGCGAGGGGAACCGGCCGCGGCGAGGCGCTCGGCGAGCTCGTCGGGGTAGCGGTCGTCCGCGCCCGGGGTGGCGCCGACGCCGTCGGTGATGGAGTCGCCGAAGGTGACGATGCCGTCCCGGCGGGCCGTGTGGGCGCCGCCGGAGACCTCGACGCCGGAGAGGTAGTACCAGGACGAGTCGGTCTCGGTGAACGCCGTGCCGGTCACGTCGGCGCGGTGGTCGCCCGCCGCCCGGTAGCTGGTGGTGCCGGCGAAGTGGTGGAAGGTGGCGGGACCGGTCGGGCCGGCCAGGTAGAGCGTGACGGTGAGCGTCTCGAACGCGGCGGTCCTGAACGGGGCGCCGTCGCTGACGAGCGTGCCGCCGGCCGGGATCGTGACGGAGCCCCGCCCGCCGAAGGTGAGCGCGCGGACCGAGCCGGGCCGCACCGCGCCGCCCTCGGCGGTACGGGCGACGGTCGCGCCGGTGATCCTGAGCGGGGTGCTGCCGTAACGGTTGGTCAGCTCGATGCGGGCCCGGGTGCCGCCGGTGGTGACGCGCACCGTCTGCCGGACGGTCTGGTCGTCGAAGCCCCGCACCGACCAGTTGGGGGCGAACGGCGCGGCGGGCGCCTGCGGCGAGGCGGCCCAGGTGCCGTGCCAGGCGGCGCCGCCGCGGGCCTGGTCGGCCGTCGCGGCGGTGGTGGGGATCGCGGTCAGGGTGGTGGCGGCGAGCAGGGTCATGCCCGCGCGCCGGAGGGTGCTGCTGGTCTTCATGTGTTCCGCCCGTTGTCGTGTGCCGTGGTCTTTCCTGTGCGCACGACGGGTGACAAGTCTTGATCGACTTCGGCTATTCCCGCCCCTCGCCGTCGAGTTGGGCGGAGCCGAGGAGTCCGGTCAGCGCGCGGAACACCTCGCCCGGATCCCGGTCGCCGAGCGGGGCGTCGAGGTTGTGGGTGAGGAGCAGGGTCGCGAAACCGTGGGCCAGCGACCAGGCGGCGATCCCGGTGTCGCGCGGCGCGTCGGTGGTGACCGGGAGTCCGGTGACGCCCGCGCGGAGCTCGGCGCCGGCCCGCTCCTTGGCGGCGAGCAGCTCCGGGTCGTCCGCGCGGTGCAGGTCGGGCTGGAACATCACCTGGAAGTGCGCCGGGTGGGCCGCCGCGAAGCGGACGTACCGCACCCCGCGTTCCCGCAGGTCGGGCGCGTCGGCGAGGGCCTCGGCGAGGAGCTCGTAGCCCTGTGCGGCGATCGCGGTGAGCAGGCCCGTGCGGTCCTTGAAGTGGTGGGCGGGGGCCGCGTGCGAGACGCCCGCGCGGCGGGCGAGGTCGCGCAGGCTGAGCCCGGCGGGGCCCTCGGTGGCGATCACGTCGAGGGCGGCGGCGAGCACGGCCTGCCGCAGGTCGCCGTGGTGGTAGGTGCGCCGACTGGTCATGGCAGCAGCGTACGCGGGATCTAGGCATTGACAAGTTCGGAGTGCGGGAGGAATCTAGTCAGTGACAAGATGATGCGGGACGGGAGACGTCGTGAACGTGCAGAACTCGCAGGACGTGCGGAACGCGCAGGGTGTCGGGAGTGTCGAGGGCGCGCGGGGCGCCGAGGGTGCGGAGGGTCTGTGGGGTCTGCGGGGCCAGGTCGTGGAGCCCGGGCGCGTGCGCCAGATGTGGCACCTGCTCGAACCCCTCCACGCCGTGCTCTACTACGCCCCCGAGGCCTTCGGTGAGGCCGCCGCCCTCGGCTACGGCGTCGACGAGCGCTGGCCCTCCTACTTCGCCTGGCGCGCCGCTCCCCTCGGTCCGGCCGGCGGCGTCCGGGTGGCCTCCGCGTTCTACAGCTTCGCCCCGGACATGGTGGACCGGTACGTCCCCGCCGCCTGGGACCTCGCCGCGCCCGCCGACGTCCTCGCCGCCCGGCTCCGTGCCGTCGACCGGACCTACCGGGCCGTCCTCGGCGACGGGACGGTCGAGGGCCCCGAGCTGGCGGAGGCCGCCGCGCTCGCCCGCCGCGCCGCCGAGGCCTCGGTGACCGCGGGCCGCCCGCTCGCCGCCGCCAACGCCGCACTGCCCTGGCCCGACGCCCCGCACCTCGTCCTGTGGCAGGCCGCCACGGTCCTGCGCGAACACCGAGGCGACGGACACCTCGCGGCACTCCTGGCCGCCGGCCTCGACCCGGTCGAGGCCCTGGTCTCCTTCGCCGCCGTCGGCGCCGCCGCCGAGCCCGTCTTCACGAGCCGCGGCTGGACCGAGGGGGAATGGGCCGCCGCCCGCGCACGCCTCGCCGCCCGCGGCCTCGTCGGCCCCGGCGGCACCGCCACCGCCGCCGGCCGCGCCCTGCGCGCCGAGGTCGAGCGCCGCACCGACGAACTGGCCGCGGCCCCCTGGGCCGCCCTCGGCCCGGAGGCCACGGCCCGGCTCGCCGACCTGCTCGGCGGGCCGTGGCTCGCGGTCATCGGCTCGGGGCTGCTGCCGGCGGAGAACACGCTGGGGATCGGGACGATCGGATAGCGGGTCCCATATCCCTGATCATGTATCAAATAGGATCTTCTGGTGCTGACGTATCAAAAGACCCTCATCGCCTCGGCCCTCGCCGTCCTCACCATGCTCGCCAGTGCCGCCTGCGGCCCCCTCGCGGGCGGCGGCGCGTCCGGTGACGGCAACGGCGCGCCCCCGAAGCCCGCGGCCGCCGGCACCGCGCTCGCCGCCGTGGACGCGCTCCCCGTGAAGGGGCGTGCGCCCAGGACCGGTTACGAGCGCGAGAAGTTCGGGCGCGCCTGGGTCGACGTCGACCGGAACGGCTGCGGCACCCGGGACGACATACTCCGGCGCGACCTGTCCGGCGTCCGCTTCGCCGACGGCCGGTGCAAGGTCGCCTCCGGGACGCTGGACGACGACCCGTACACCGGCGGCGCCGTCGCCTACGTGCGCGGGCGCAGCAAGGTCGACATCGACCACGTCGTGGCCCTCTCGGACGCCTGGCAGAAGGGGGCGCAGAAGTGGGCCCCGGACACCCGGGTGCGCTTCGCGAACGATCCGCTCAACCTGCTCGCGGTCGACTCGGCCGCCAACCGCCGCAAGTCGGACGGCGACGCCGCGACCTGGCTGCCGCCGAACAAGGCGTACCGGTGCGCGTACGTCGCCCGGCAGGCCGCCGTGAAGAAGAAGTACGGGGTGTGGGTGACGGCCGGGGAGCGCGACGCGATGAAGCGGGTGCTGGCGACGTGCCCGGAGCAGCGGCTGCCGTGAGGCTCGCGGGGAGGGGGCGGGTGACCAGGGAAAATCGTTTCTCCCCTGGTGGGAACGCCCGTTAACCTCACCGGCATGGACCTGCACATCACGACCCTCGCCGAACGCCCCGAACTCGAAGGGGCGCTGTGGCGGATGAAGGACCTCTGGCCGGAGTTCATGATGTACGACCCGGTCGGCTGGGCGAACATGGGGCAGATCGTCTCCGCGTTCCCCGAGTTCGTCCTCGTCGCCACCGACCCCGAAGGCAAGGTCGTGGCCCGCGCGTTCAGCGTGCCCTTCCAGCTCTCGGCCGAGGGCCGCGGCGAACTGCCCGGCACCGGCTGGGACCAGGTCCTGCTCTGGGCGTTCTCCGACCTCCGGCACGGGCGCACGCCCGACACGGTCAGTGCGATCGAGGTGACCGTGGACACGAGCGCGCTCGGCAACGGGCTCTCGCACATCATGCTGTCCGCCATGCGTGACAACGCCCGCCGCCTCGGCTTCGCCGAGGTGGTCGCCCCGGTGCGGCCCAACGGCAAGCACCTGGAGGCGGAGTCGTCCATGCACGAGTACGCCTTCCGCACCCGTGAGGACGGGCTGCCGGTCGACCCCTGGCTGCGCGTCCACGTCCGCGCGGGCGCCACGGTCGAGAAGGTCGCCCCGGCCTCGATGACCATCGGCGCCTCCGTGGAGCAGTGGCGCCGGTGGACCGGTCTGCCCTTCGACACCGACGGCCCCGTCGAGGTCGAGGGCGCCCTGGTGCCGGTGCACTGCGAGGTCTCCCGCGGCTACGCGGTGTACGTCGAGCCCAACGTGTGGGTCCGGCACGGTCTCTGAGGCTCTCGGGAGTCCCGTACGACGACGGAAGGCGTGAAGGCCGCTCCCCCGCAGCGGCCTTCACGCCTTTTCCGTTCCCCCTGCCGGGTCCCCCTCGGGCCCCGGGTCCCCCGGATCCCCCCCCGGGTTCCGGTTCTTCGCTCGGCCGTCAGCCGAGGTCCTTCTCGTCCACCACGTCCTTCGCCGGCGGCGTCTTCGCGTCGACCGGCTTGTCGTAGTCGGAGAAGGAGACCGTGCCGGGCTCCTTGCCGCCCGCCGTCACGATCTTCAGCAGGTACGGCTCGCCCTCCGTGGCCACGTAGAGGGTGGTCTTCTCGGAGTCGAAGGCCTGGGTGAGCATCAGTGCCTTCTTGCCGCCGACCGTGGTCTCCTTGCCCTTCACGGCCGTGTTGAGGCCCTGCTCGAACTCCGAGAGCAGCGACTTCAGGTCGCACAGCGCGAGGCTGTCCTTGGCGTCGGGGTCGTTGGCGTCCGTCTTCAGCCAGCGGCCCTTGAGCTGCTTCACGACCTCCGCCTGCACCTCGGCGGACTCGCCCTTCGCCTGCTCCTTGAGGAAGGCCTCGTCGAAGCGCATGTAGACGGACTTGGCGTCCGGCTTGATCAGCTCGGCGCTCCCCGTCGTGCCGATCGTCATCGTGCCGGCGCAGTGGCCCCGCACGTCGGTCGCGAGGCGGGCCTTGATCGGGCCGTCCGTGGTCTTCAGGGCGACGTCGAGGGTGAGCGAGTCCGCCGCCTTCGTCGCGCCGATCGCCTTGTTGGCGATCTGGGGGCCGCTCAGGTCCCCGAAGGGCCCGGCGGGCTTGGCCGGCTTCGCGTCGTCGTTCGTGCCGCCGGAGAAGGGGCCGCAGGCGGTCGCACCGATGGCGACGGCGGCGCACAGGGTCGCGGTGAGGGCGGCGCGGCGGAGGCGGACGGTGGCAGACATGGTGGTTCTCCGAGGGGGATGGGGGTGTGCGTGATGCGCGGGAGGAGGTTACGCGGGGAGCGCGGGAGGTACGGGGCGGGGGTGGCCGCCCGGGAGGCTGCCCGGACGACGGGGGCCGGGGTCAGCCGATCTTCAGGTCCCACTGCGAGGCGTTGTAGTCCAGGCCGGGGCCGACCTCTACCGTGAGGTCCTTGGCGGCGGCGGGGGCGTCGAAGGCGAAGGTGGCGGTGGCCTTCTTGCCGGGCAGGACCGTGCCGCTGAAGCCGCTGCCGACCTTGTCGTCGAAGATCTGCTCGGCCGTGGCGCCGTCCTTGCCCGCGCGGGCCTGCGCCGTCACCAGTGCGGTGTCGAACTTCTTCTTGCCGCCGTTCTCGATGGTGACGGTGACCTGGTAGGCCTTGTTGCCCTTGGTGTGGCCCATGGCGAACTCGCCGGGGGAGTACGTCTTGGCCTCGGTCACGGTGACCTTCAGGTCGTCGTCGTAGACGACGGTGTCGCCGGCCGCGAGCGGCTTGTCCTTGCCGGCCGCGCCGCCCGCGTCGCCCTTGCCCGCCGGGCTCTTGGAGCTCGGGTCCTTCGGGGCGGAGTCCTTGATCGCCTTGTCGATCTCGTCCACCGCGTCGCTGACGGCGGTGAAGGTGATGACCGCGCCGACCACCGAGAGGACCAGGGCCGCGAGGCCGAGGATCGCGCCGGTCAGGGTCACACCCTTGTTGTTCGCCTCGCCGCGCTTCACGCGGCCCTTGCCGACCAGGCCGAGGATCAGCGCGATCAGGCCGAGGATTCCGGCCAGCCAGAAGAACAGCGGGATGAGGCCGGACAGCGTGCCGATGATGCCGAGGATCAGGGCCGCGGTGCCCAGCCCGTTGCGCATGACCGCCGGGGTCGGGGCGTGCGGGAGCTGCGTGTCGTACGACATGGGTGTGTCCTCCCGGACAGTGAGTTTGTCTGGCGCGATGGATCAATAACAACAGAGACTGTGAACCGAGTCAACACGGTTCACGAGAAATGGATCGGCTCACGCTGTGAAGTGGTGCGGGCGTTGTTCGTCAGTAAGATCGGCGTCACACACACGGCAATGAGGGGAGTTGAGGCAGGTGCCCGACAGCGCAGCAGAGGTGACCGCCGCGGGCATCGCCCGTCTCGCGGGGGTCGGCCGGGCGGCCGTCAGCAACTGGCGCCGCCGTCACGCCGACTTCCCCAAGCCCGTCGGCGGTACGGAGACCAGCCCCTCCTTCGCCCTCGCCGACGTCGAGGAGTGGCTGCGCACCCAGGGCAAGCTGGCCGAGGTCCCGCTGCGCGAGCGCGTCTGGCAGCTCGTCGCCGGTCACCCCGCCGGCGCCGTCACCGCCCTCGTCCACGCGGGCTGCGCGCTCCTCCTCGTACGGGACCGGCGGGCGGCCTGGCCGGCGCTGGCCGCGGTGCCGGACGAGCGGCTCGCGGAGGTGCTCCCGGTCCCGCTGGAGGAGGCGCTGACCGAGCGCCTCGGCGCCGAGCGGGCCGTCCGCACCCCCTCGGCCGCCGAACTCACCCCCTCCGTCCCCCTCCTGCGCGGCGTCGTGGAGCTCGCCGCCGCCGCCGCGGCGGCCCCCGCGGCGGCCCCCCCCGACCGCCACCGGCGCCACCCCGGCGCCCGACACCACCGGCGCCCACGACGCCTACGCGTTCCTCCTCGGGCGCCACCTCGACGCCAACCCGCGCCAGTACACGCTGACCCCGCCCGGCCCCGCCGCCCTCATGGCCGCGCTCGCCGGGCCCGCGGCCGGCGTCCTCGACCCCGCCTGCGGCACCGGCGCCCTGCTCGCCGCCGCCCTGCCCGCCGGGGGCGTGCGCGGCGCCCTCCACGGCCAGGACGCCGACCCCGACCTGGCCGCGCTGACCGCCCTGCGCCTGGCCCTCTCCGGCGACGCCGACGTGCGCGTCCACGCGGGGGACACCCTGCGCGCCGACGCCTTCCCGGCGCTCCTCGCCGACGCCGTGCTGTGCCACCCGCCGTTCAACGAGCGCAACTGGGGCCACGACGAGCTGGCCTACGACCCCCGCTGGGAGTACGGCTTCCCGGCCCGCACGGAGTCCGAACTGGCCTGGGTCCAGCACTCCCTGGCCCGTCTGCGCCCCGGCGGCACCGCCGTCCTGCTCATGCCGCCCGCCGCCGCTTCCCGCCGCTCCGGCCGCCGCATCCGCGCCGACCTGCTGCGCCGCGGCGCCCTGCGGGCCGTCGTCGCCCTCCCGGCCGGCGCGGCGCCCCCGTACGGCATCCCGCTCCACCTGTGGGTGCTGCGCAGGCCCGTCCCCGGTGAGCGGCCCCCCGCCGAACTGCTGCTCGTCGACACGGCCTCGGACCACACCCCGACCGGCGCCGCCGGCCGCGACCGGCTCGACTGGCCCGCCGTGGAGGCCGCCGTCCTGGACGCCTGGCGGCCCTTCGACCGGGACGGCGTCCTCGCCGAGACGCCCGGCGAGAGCCGGGGCGTCCCCGTCGTCGAGCTCCTCGACGACGACGTCGATCTGACCCCCGCCCGCCACCTCCCGCCGCCCGCCGCCGCCGAGGGCGCCGCACAGCTGGCGGGCGTGCGCGAGCGGCTGACCGAGACCCTGCGCCGCACCCGCGAGCTGACCCCGCCGCCCGCCGCGAGCCCCGCCCCCGGCGGCCCGGGCCGGCCCGCGACGACGGTCGGCGAGCTCGCCCGCGCGGGCGCCCTCACGCTCCGCGCGGGAGGTTCGGGGACGGCCGCCCCGGGCGCCCCCGTCGCCGTCCTCACCGACGCCGACGTCCTCGCCGGCCACGCGCCCTCCGGCGTGCTGCCCGAGGCCCCGGCCGAAGGCCCGGGGGAGGAGCCGGTGCTGCTCGCCGCCGGCGACGTCGTCGTCCCCGTCCTCGGCGGAGGCTCCGTCACCCGGGTCGTCGACCCGGCCACCGCGGGCGCCGCCCTCGGCCGCAACGTGCACCTGCTGCGCCCCGACCCGGCCGCCCTGGACCCCTGGTTCCTGGCCGGCTTCCTGCGCGCCACCGCCAACAACCGGCAGGCCAGCTCGTACGCCTCGACCGCCACCCGGCTCGACGTCCGCCGCCTCCAGCTGCCCCGCCTCCCGCTCGCGGAACAGCAGCGCTACGGGGAGCGGTTCCGCGCCCTGGCGGAGTTCGAGGAGGCGCTGCGCGAGGCGGGACGGCTCGGCGAGCAGCTGGTGCAGGGGATGTACGACGGGCTCGCGGACGGCACCGTGGCTCCCTGAAGCTCCCTGACGGCGCGGGCCGCACTTGTATACGCTCGTCCTCGACAACAGAGCCATTCAGGTGACCAGGAGCAGGAATGTACGGCCACGGCCACCCGCAGCCCGCGCCGCCGCAGCGCGGTGTTCCCGCCTCGGTCATCGTGCTGCGGGTGCTCTTCGTCGTGCTCCCGCTGGTCAGCATCGGGCTGCTCGCCTGGGCGACGGCCCTGCGGATCGCACTGCTCACCCGCCGGGTCGTCGACTGGATCCTGCTCGGGGTCTCGGTCGCCGTCGTCATCGCCGGGATCGTGCTGATGCCGGAGGACGAGAACACCAGCCGGGCCGACTGGGCCGTGGGGATGATCCTGCTCAACGCGGTGGCGTTCACGGCGTACTTCCTGGTCGTGGACATCCGCCACGACCACACCGGCCGCGCGGCGGTCCCGCCGCAGCCGTACAACCCGTACGCGGCGACGGTCCCGCAGCACCGGCACCCGCAGGCCCAGCCGCAGCAACTCCCGTACCAGCAGCCGCAGCCGTCCTACGGCTACCCGCAGCCCCAGCCGGTACCGCAGCCCCAGCCGGTACCGCAGCCGTCCCACCCCCGGCCCCCGGCCGTCACCCCGCCGCCGGTGCCCCCCGCGGCGAGCCCCCGCATCGACCAGGTCCGCGCCGAGCTCGACGAGCTCAGCGACCTCCTCCGCAAGGACAAGGACCCCCGGGAAGGCGGGCGGTGAACGGGCGGGTCATCGGCGGGCGCTACGAGCTGTCCACCCTGATCGGCCAGGGCGGCATGGGCCAGGTCTGGACGGCGTACGACGGCCGGCTGGACCGCCGGGTCGCGGTGAAGCTGCTCAGCCCCGTCGCCATCAGCGGCCCGGCGACGGCGGCCCAGGAGCTGCGCCGCCGATTCGTGCGCGAGTGCCGGGTCACCGCCCAGGTCGGCCACCCCGGGCTCGTCACCGTCCACGACGCGGGCAGCGACGGCGACGACCTGTACCTGGTCATGCAGTACGTGGAGGGCGCCGACCTCGCCGACCACCTCGCCGAGCAGGACCCGTACCCCTGGCCCTGGGCGGTCTCCGTCGCCGCGCAGCTGTGCGCGGTGCTCGCGGCCGTGCACGCGGTGCCGATCGTGCACCGCGACCTCAAGCCGCGGAACGTGATGGTCCGCCCCGACGGCACCGTCATCGTGCTCGACCTGGGCGTCGCCTCCGTCCTCGACACCGACACCACCCGCCTCACCCACACCGGCTCGCCCATCGGCAGCCCCGCCTACATGGCGCCCGAGCAGGCGATGGGCGGCGCCGTCGGGCCGTACACCGACCTGTACGCGCTCGGCGTGCTCCTCCACGAACTCCTCAGCGGCAACGTGCCCTTCGCCGGCTCGACCGCGCTCGGCGTGCTCCACCGCCACCTGTACGAGGCGCCCGTCCCGGTCCGCCGGATCCGGCCCGAGGTGCCCGAGGCCCTCGAAGCGCTCGTGCTGCGCCTGCTGGCGAAGGACCCGCTGGCCCGCCCCTCGGGCGCGCAGGAGGTGTACGAGCACCTGCTCCCGCTGCTGCCGCCGCGCGGCGCGCCGG
The DNA window shown above is from Streptomyces showdoensis and carries:
- a CDS encoding HNH endonuclease family protein — protein: MLASAACGPLAGGGASGDGNGAPPKPAAAGTALAAVDALPVKGRAPRTGYEREKFGRAWVDVDRNGCGTRDDILRRDLSGVRFADGRCKVASGTLDDDPYTGGAVAYVRGRSKVDIDHVVALSDAWQKGAQKWAPDTRVRFANDPLNLLAVDSAANRRKSDGDAATWLPPNKAYRCAYVARQAAVKKKYGVWVTAGERDAMKRVLATCPEQRLP
- a CDS encoding SGNH/GDSL hydrolase family protein; amino-acid sequence: MKTSSTLRRAGMTLLAATTLTAIPTTAATADQARGGAAWHGTWAASPQAPAAPFAPNWSVRGFDDQTVRQTVRVTTGGTRARIELTNRYGSTPLRITGATVARTAEGGAVRPGSVRALTFGGRGSVTIPAGGTLVSDGAPFRTAAFETLTVTLYLAGPTGPATFHHFAGTTSYRAAGDHRADVTGTAFTETDSSWYYLSGVEVSGGAHTARRDGIVTFGDSITDGVGATPGADDRYPDELAERLAAAGSPRAVLNHGIGGNQVVNDTTWAGEKGIARFKKDVLTEKGVGTVVLLEGINDIGGSGPSFPGGPTPEVSVNRLIEGHRSLIRQAHARGIKVIGATLTPIKGSFYFTPENEAKREAFNAWVRTSGAYDGIVDFDRAVADPADPDRILPAYDSGDHLHPGDAGYRAMAATLDLDEL
- a CDS encoding SCO6745 family protein; translated protein: MWHLLEPLHAVLYYAPEAFGEAAALGYGVDERWPSYFAWRAAPLGPAGGVRVASAFYSFAPDMVDRYVPAAWDLAAPADVLAARLRAVDRTYRAVLGDGTVEGPELAEAAALARRAAEASVTAGRPLAAANAALPWPDAPHLVLWQAATVLREHRGDGHLAALLAAGLDPVEALVSFAAVGAAAEPVFTSRGWTEGEWAAARARLAARGLVGPGGTATAAGRALRAEVERRTDELAAAPWAALGPEATARLADLLGGPWLAVIGSGLLPAENTLGIGTIG
- a CDS encoding TetR/AcrR family transcriptional regulator, translating into MTSRRTYHHGDLRQAVLAAALDVIATEGPAGLSLRDLARRAGVSHAAPAHHFKDRTGLLTAIAAQGYELLAEALADAPDLRERGVRYVRFAAAHPAHFQVMFQPDLHRADDPELLAAKERAGAELRAGVTGLPVTTDAPRDTGIAAWSLAHGFATLLLTHNLDAPLGDRDPGEVFRALTGLLGSAQLDGEGRE
- a CDS encoding DUF4352 domain-containing protein — translated: MSYDTQLPHAPTPAVMRNGLGTAALILGIIGTLSGLIPLFFWLAGILGLIALILGLVGKGRVKRGEANNKGVTLTGAILGLAALVLSVVGAVITFTAVSDAVDEIDKAIKDSAPKDPSSKSPAGKGDAGGAAGKDKPLAAGDTVVYDDDLKVTVTEAKTYSPGEFAMGHTKGNKAYQVTVTIENGGKKKFDTALVTAQARAGKDGATAEQIFDDKVGSGFSGTVLPGKKATATFAFDAPAAAKDLTVEVGPGLDYNASQWDLKIG
- a CDS encoding NACHT domain-containing protein — translated: MRRWVIGAGGCALVIGGLFWALAGRSGALDLSQRTDLMAFACGAVGVVGLVATFWRRADEDEAAAVARLAREVKAIGEPQWMSSLGGDLKAIDVTFAFRPYAGARAAELPASPAGRLEKVVEDYRGLRPRRLVITGEPGAGKTVLARKFVMELTRVRADDEPVPVLVALADWDAGEPFRDWLTRHLERDYGLPAASARRVVAARMVLPVLDGLDEMDPTGTPAADSRAGRALEALSRYQDGTEPAPLVLTCRSREYDALEADGVHILDAARIGIDPVTAERAHDFLALRGARRPHRWDPVLDELRAHPHGVLARALSTPWRLTLVAVAYERDGDPAELVGAGTEGETADLLLGRFIGASVRSAAVGAGRYAPGWVHRRLRVLAVLLGPETDLALLGLGRFAPRWAVRVLELVQLGVILWVVLADLALDSGERVELSFPVVLAVLLMIAVLVRRLRAQVSSRSQAAASMPPAGSALWRVGVRRVMRRVPRSWSGLMISGTLLFGIWQAVPQRLGGQGMTSLAPVVGAVFVLYLVFAAAAEVDDAATGPAGQLRGQLALATVLVTAVAAVFYGGEAMRLPTSVVAMIGSAVVLELLSGLVEYGLFRLWNLRRLPLRLARFLDWSVAAGLLRTSGAAYQFRHREFQEWLVRHPAP